Genomic DNA from Sardina pilchardus chromosome 4, fSarPil1.1, whole genome shotgun sequence:
ACTTTTTTGTAAATCGCTCTGGATTAAAGCGTCTACTGAATGAATTCATCTGACTGCAATGTAGTATTGAACCTGGTGACAGGAGCTTTTCTTTAAGACAAAAGCAGTTTTctcttccctccccccccccccaaaaaaaaaagtttccaaaTGCAAATAGTCTAAATGTAGCAATGTTTGAGTCATAATTTTTCTTAACACACAATTGAGAAATGACAAAAGGTTACTTAAAATAAGAATCCATGGATATGGTGCTATCGTCATGCATCCAATCATGACAATGTTTGGCCGTGCATATATTGAACTGGATTGCCGTTTTGAAGCCCAGGCAGCATATTTGTTTTGTCTGGCCATGGGTGCTTTAATGGACATAGTCCCTCATGGTGCAGGGCAAATCGGTACTTTATGGGCAAGCTGGTGACAGACTATTGTTACCATCTGCTCTGTAAAATGTATTTTCTCCTAATCTTTTCCGACCATTTTATCTTTAATTCTTTTGTAGCACCAAGTCCAAATAAAATGGCAGGGAATTGTTTTCCCACACTTCAAAAAGATAGAGCAAAACACTCACACTTGATCTGTGACCAAGCACGCCACTGCTCAGTGCACTTCAAAGCTCGGTCATCTTCCCATTGTGATCTTTGTTGTGATTCGTGATGTATGATCTTCTCGGCTGCCTCCCTCTTGGAGTCTCTCCTGCTGACTCTTTTGAGTTTGACTCCACAATACCATCTCCACAACCAAAAGGCTATTTGCTCAGACTACCTAAGCTCAACATTATTTGCtttccagcaaaaacaaccCAAGAATATTTAAGTCTTTTTTTCCAAATGCCCCTTTTAGCATGCTTCTTCATGCATCTTTTCGGGGTGCACTAGCATCAAGtaccttgacttgacttgttcaAAAACCAGTTTGGCACAGAAAGAGTTTTAAACTCTGGCACTCgatgtgtgtgtcattcaaACGGTGAACGTTTCACTTTGACCTTCCTTCCAGACGTTTTGACTGTATCTTCATTTTTTCACAGCAGGAAATGCTTTTCCCTCTGGTAGACAGAGCGGTTATTCAGTGCCACCAGTAAGGAGCTGTAAGTTCTGTTCTGTCGGCTTTCTGCTGAGGGTGCTCTGCATTTCTAAATGCATGACGGTTTAATTACATACCATCAGAGCCAATATGCAGGGGAGCTCCAATTTATCACAAAACAAGcaacatcacacaattaacttccccccccccctcttagaAATGGTCACATGTTAAGCCAACATGGTTTCCAACTCAATTGCTTACTCAGTGGGTCCTACTCTATGCTCACAAGGCAGCAGCTGGGTGCTTGCATTCTCAACTGTCCTATTCCGCTAACATCCATAATTAAAGTTAAAATTTCACCAGTTCATCAATTTCTCCAGTGTTTTTAGATGAAGATGATAAGAAAATGAGGGGCATGCAATGTTATTATGTGTGTTGTCTATTGTGGGTGTAGTTTTCATCATAAAAACAGAACCAGAATCCAAAATGTCCTCCAAAGACTCTCCCAAACAGCACCCGCAAACTAGGCAGctggaagagcagagagagagaaataactgTACTGCAGGATGGAATTACTATAGGACTGGTAACTATTAGCCAATAAGCTAATAATCCAAATGCAATTATCTTGGTTTGGATTGCTTGAGAGGCGAGTGGGAAgagttttcttttatttttttaaacatatatttatttattattttacaagTTCCCCTGTACTTCTGCTCAGGTTACCCAAGATACCAAACCCAGGAGATTTCCTATTACCACAGCTACAGTGGTGGCTGGTCCGAGAGATGTGGTATACCTGAATTGTGTGCATGGGATTGACTCCTCTTGCTTCTACTCACCATTGATACAGCCCAGCACTGAGACCCTACAGCAGACCCTAGTCCAGCCAAAGCCCCCCTTGTTAGTGGTGGTAAAATTTAGGAGTTAGCCCAGTTATAGCAGATGCTAATATGCTTTCTAATCTGACTCTGCTCTGACAAGCTAATCCTAGCTTGTTTTGGGATGCATGTTTGGACACTGGCCACTTTCCAAGAAAGGGTGTTTGAGTAGATCACTGGTATGGCTATTGATGCAAAAGAGGACGGCAGCCACTAACCCTGCCAGGATGCATATTATCCATGTTCTTTCATCTCTGTCAGGTTTACCTCTGCCCTTTTTTTTCCCAGTGTCGGCAACTTGGCAGCCAGAGTGCCTTGGCTGTACCTTTTGTACTCGTTGGACCTGTTTTGAATTAAATTAGTTGATCAGAGAAGGTCTAGAAATCAATCTGGATGCTTGCCCAGAGTTTGCTCCAGGcgggcaaaaaaacaaacaaacaaaaaaaacaggcccCTGTCAACAAGCACACATACCAGGCTGAACCAATCAAACCAGGAGGAAATCATTGCTCGTTGTCTAGAACTCATCAATTCCTGATTGTTAGCTGTGTGTCATTGTGGAGTGTCCAATATCACTGTGAATGAAGCGATGGAATTTTGACCAGCAACGAGCCAGATACTGTACCCACATGCCAAATGGTGTTGGGCACCCAGTTTTGGAACAGAGGAGTGAAGGCTGCTGCCCAGTACTAACGTTGGGACTGGTTTGAATGGAACAGTGTCGTGCTTTGACCTGAGGGAACTGAACGAGCGCCCAGTGTTTTGATGttcttgtctctcctctctcaagtCCAGAAGCATGTCAGACATAGAGATTTGTGAGCTGCTTTGTCTGTCTAGTTTTTGttgatgttaaaaaaaaagcttgtttGAATTGATACATCTTAGCTGTTTAGCTTTCAATTCTGTGGCCCAGACAGGCCCAGTTTATGAGGTACTTGCACAGTGATTATCGGTTGCACAGAATGAGTGTTTCTACACTTAAGAGAGGAGGCTGTGGTGTGAGATGAAGTGAAGCTTGGTCTACTCTGGACAGGGTAATATCTACCACTCAGAGCTAAGGAATGGATTTGGCTATTGAGACCTCTTGCGTACCTTTTCCCATGCTATTGCTTCCTGTTGTTGAAGTAATTGGCCCTTGGCTGTGTTTGTCAGAGTGCTGGTCTGGTGCtggtctctgcatgtgtgttgaaTGCATTTGCGGGTGCTTGCATTGTGAAGCATCCCTTACAGACCAGATAGTACTAGGTTGGACTCGtcacctgggtgtgtgtgtgtgtgtgtcccctccaGTCTCCCAGGCCTATACTGACAGCAGTGTGATGATGGACGGAAATGACGACACTTCAAGTGTCTTCAGCTGGGCTGACCGCTGTGGTAAATGTCCTGGGGTTGCACAGTTGCACGACTTGATTTACTCTCAGTCTTTGCCCTCACTGTCCTCcagcgctctctctgtgtgacatTTGTTTTGAGCCGAATGAGCACACATACGTACGTACGCCCTATCCTGGTTTACGAGGGGGAAAACGCAGTACTTTTCCCCCTGAGAGAGTAGTGGCTTGGTGTGCATGTCATTGTGGCAGTCACGAGTGTAGATGGCCCCTGTGCTGTAATGGCCTTCTGCGGCTGACCAGTGTTCTGGTGCAACATGTTCCAGTGGGTGAACGTCACTGCAAAGCTCTTTGTCTCGGCACATTTGgccataattgtgtgtgtgtttgtgtgtgtgtgtagaccaagCTATATTCGGAGTGCCAACTCTGGTTCTCAAAAGTAAAGTGgtatttctttttgttttgttagttttttcccccccagttgctatctctcctctcactgcaCGGGGGcagatttctctctcactcggcCTGCTTAAGCCTAACACAGCTATGGCCCCTAAACCCCCCCCTGCTCTCTACATATGCCCATATTCTTGTTTCAGATGAATAAAACAGAAATGTCATGATCACAAAAACAACCACCCAAAATCTTGTCAGAGCCCAAATCAAGTTTTAACGTAAATATCTGGGCTTGGAAGCTTCCCCCTGTGATTTGTGATGGTGGTCAGTGGGGGGGAGTTagttccctcctcctcctcctctcctcatctgacCTCGCCGCCTCCTCTCCGCAGATTCCCCAGGATGGGACGGTGGGCGCAGCAACGGCTTTGTGAATGGCTACCATGACAACCGGATGAATGGCGGCGGCAACAACTTTGGGCGTGGCCCACCTCGTAACGACGGAAGGGGAGGCGGACGTGGCGGTTTCCGTGGAAACCGTGGCGGCACCTTCACGCAGCCCATGCACAATGCAGGTGTGGACAACTTTTGtctttctgtattttttttcttcttttttttaacaaaccAATGCACTCCATATGCAAGAGTATGTCTAAAGCATTATGTATTTAAAAAAGGGATAGAGTGATTCTAGCCAACACCTCTTCTGCTAATCATGTGGAGAAAAAAGTGTATCCAAACTTTTGTTCGTACTGCCATTTCTTTTGAAGTACCTTATGGATATGAAAACAAAGATGGCGGCTGGAACGCTGGGGTCAACAGGGATGCCTACAGTAGCTTTGGGGCACGGGCCGACCGTGGCAAATCCGCTTTCTTTAACGACAGAGGCACCGGGTCCAGAGGAAGGTATGAGAACAAATCGCTTCAAACAAGGTTTCTTTATCTTCAAAATCTGAATGTATAGCATTTTACGTATTTGCAGCATACACAGTTGTGCAGGCCTACAAAGCAAGCAGAGCACTGCATGTTTCTGAGTGTCTGCGATGTGCCGCTTGGGTTGATGGGTGCGATGCGCTTGGTGTCCCTTGTAGGTACGAGCGCGGGGGCTTCACTGCCGGAGGGAACAGCCGCTGGGTGGAGGAATCCAGAGATGAAGAGGACTGGTCCAAACCCACCCCTCCCAACGAGCGCCTGGAACAGTGAGTCACTCACCCACCATCATCTTACCCTTCAAGCAACTTTAGATCATGGGAATGACCCCGAGGGTCTAAGCCTGGAGATATATAGATGTAGCTATTGCAGTTTTGGTTTCTCATGGTGCTATTATCGTTTTTTTTTACTCAcacgttctttctctctccctcattctgtctctcgTCTCATTCTGCTCTCAGTGAGCTGTTCGCTGCCAGCAACACGGGGATTAACTTTGAGAAGTATGACGACATTCCTGTGGAAGCCACTGGCTCCAGTTCCCCTCCTCACATCGAGAGCGTAAGTCCTAGTCCCGCCTCACCTCCATTCCTGCTGCTCTGGGCCCCCGTGACGTTGCACAGACGAGTTAGTCATAGCGGAAATGTTTCTAAATGCCTACACTAAATGGTGTGAAGGAGTACACAGTTGGATTGCAGTCATTATCTTCGCTTGCCTTGTCTGCCTGTTAAAGTAAAACCTCTTCCCTCTGTAGATGTGAAGTTCAGTTGGTACTCCATATTAGTGTTTGTTATAATTTCCAATGAATGTCTCCAAGTATGGGTGGTAACATGGAATCTCATTACTGACTGGCATTTTACAGCATAAACGTTTGTCAAATGTTAACTTCTGAACGCGTGTCCATCTTCCTCAGTTCCATGATGTGGACATGGGGGAGATCATCATGGGCAACATCGCTCTGAGCCGCTACACGCGGCCCACCCCAGTACAGAAGTATGCTATCCCCATCATCAAGGCCAAGAGAGACCTGATGGCCTGCGCTCAGACAGGTAGGCAGGTCTGCTAGGGATGCCACCACAAGCCACgcgtcgacacacacacacaaaatgcaatgcATCATGGGACATTGGATGTTTTAAGCTTTTAGAGTGCTCTTGCAGCCTCCAACACATCGTTCATAATGACCATATTTGCATGATCACCTACAGTGTCAGCTAGtaaaactactactactactactactactactagtagtAGTAAAACTGCAGTACTTGCCACAACTCAGTGTCGCCCCTTCATTCTTCCTTCTCTAACGTGGGTCTGCTCTGTGTTCCCAGGCTCTGGGAAGACTGCAGCCTTCCTGCTGCCCATCCTCAGCCAGATCTACATGGAGGGCCCTGGAGAGGCCCTGCAGGCTGCCAAGAACAGTGGACAGGTACGGGCAGCTCTGGCACGGCACACTGGCATCTTGAACTGAaggctttttgttttttaatccaGAGGCTGGCAGTTGACTAATGCCACTCTCAGATATTCAAACATTGAATAAATCAGAACCATGCTGCCGTCCTCGAACATTGGCAGCCTTGTGTGTTGAGAGCAAGCAAAATGTCTGTTGCATATTAGAATGTCAAAAACAGCATTCTAGATTAATATGATATCATTTGAGTTAATATAATTTAATTGTTTAATATTGAACAGAAAGCTTATAGTCATACAGTGACATAATTCATTGTTGATGAATGCATGATTATTGAatgttgatgttttgtttttttcgtcTGCAGGAGAACGGGAAATATGGCCGCCGCAAGCAATTCCCTATTTCTCTGGTGCTGGCTCCAACCCGTGAGCTGGCCCTTCAGATCTACGACGAGTCCCGCAAGGTAACGTTGAGCTCTTAGCGCCGGCGCTCGCTCCTGCCTCCCTGCGCCACAGTCTGCCCTGATCTGACGCATGCGcaactccaccccctcccctgccctatcctgcaccccaccccaccccaccccaccccaccccaccactctCCCCTCTCGCTGAGCTGTCCTTTTGTTCTGGGCCTAAAGTACCCGCGTCTGAATGGGCTCTTTTGTGTCTCTGGCAGTTTGCCTACCGCTCCCGCGTGCGCCCGTGCGTGGTGTACGGCGGGGCCGACATCGGCCAGCAGATCCGTGACCTGGAGCGAGgctgccacctgctggtggCCACGCCCGGGCGCCTGGTGGACATGATGGAGAGGGGCAAGATCGGTCTCGACTACTGCAAGTaagtgtacacacgcacacacgcacacacacgcgcacacacacacacacacacacactcagactaaAGGTCACGCATTAAAAATAAAGCCCATCTATTGGACACTCTTATCCTACATCCGCTGCCAGTTGTATGCTTACTGAAGTCAGATTGAGGACTGGCTGTTTGAACTTTGCGTCGGGAGCTGGGGGGAAATCTGGGCCACTTTTTGAGCATTCACAGCCAACCTTCCAATGTAGATGGGGCTACAGTGGCAGTTTGCCTGTTACTGAGTACTCGCTGTTGGATTTCCAAccccctctcacactcactcacacacacataccattccAGATCAAGTTTGTTTGAAAATCCGTGTCTTAGCATTTGCCCTAGATTCGCCCACCGGCATTTGGATTAAAATGAGCAGAATAATAAAAGATTTGTTCTGATGTTGCACAAATGGCCTAATTGGTGTAGATTTTAGTTTTCATTCTTTTGACAAAATGCCAGTTATTACAGCAAGGCCACGATTCaggtagcctggtcctaaccatcccataatactaccatttcatttcgtattatggtctggcatttctttgctctgaagcgcttgcaggaagcgggaagtaacgcccagttctggtttgaattgattggacagctctcacccaatcggcgatagttactcataacaacatagcgcaggcgtttaacgtcatcgtcacgagcgccctccccctttcgcccccaccaacccgtctcttcgtttattggctgctttctggagggggggcgttctgagcagaatgctccacagaggagcacggccagactcgtagtggaggcaatccttggccggaagtacgtggatggctcgcgaggctacgATTCAGGCTCTGTCTCCCCTTGTTTGTGTACAATGCCAAGTTGCTTAACTTCTCCCTCCCACTTCTCTGCTGTGCAGTTACCTGGTGCTGGACGAGGCTGACCGCATGCTGGACATGGGCTTTGAGCCCCAGATCCGCCGCATCGTGGAGCAGGACACCATGCCCCCCAAAGGGGTCCGCCACACCATGATGTTCAGCGCCACCTTCCCCAAGGAGATCCAGGTACGCGGCTGACCCCTGCTGTCCGCCCTGGCACAGCGAAGGTGCCGTGCTGATGACCCAGATGTTACGCACCAGCGTGGTGCCTGGAGTCAAAGGCTAAGagaatggtgatgatgatggagcTGAGCTATGAACATGGAGTCTGTTTACCGTAAAACCTTGATTAGAAGCCCACACTAGCAGCTAGCACTAGCACAGCAGGCCCCCTCTTGCTGGTGGCCATAAAAAAGATCGGCTGATGAAAATCAAATAGTTTTTCATAAAAGATGAATCCAAGTTGTGAATATTGTTATATGAAGTCAATTGCTTACGGTCTTAAAACTTTGTTCCTCAAATGAAGACACTCTCTCAGACCTAGTTCAAATGGATGATTCGTAGTTTGTTATTGGACACCATTTTTATTGGATACTTTTTTATACAACTaggcagatgttttttttttttttaaaagattattttttgggctttttatgccttttatttggacaggacagtagagagaacgacaggaagtgagtgggagagagagtcggggtgggatctggaaaggaccacggggcgggaatcgaacccgggtcgccagcgtacggtgcaggtgccccagccagttgcgccactgccggggccggcagatgttttttttgaTAGTATTTCCCTTCTTTGTTCAGCAAAAGTTTTGTATGAAAGGGTTTAAAGACCTGGCCCATATAGACGCCTGTCTGAGGCACATAAAGTCTTGGGCTTTTAACCAATGTTTTACAGTATTCTTGCAGTGCTTAAAGTGTTTAGGCACTGTGCCTGAATTTGCAGCGTGAGCCGTCACATTTAAGATTTGAAAATAGGCAATACGACTAAAGTATATATGACGTCCTCATGAATGTTTGATAACTTCAGGCACAGACATTGCCCTTGCTTTAAGCCCTGCTCCTGGCTTTATTGGCAAAAGGGAGGTTTTGGTCCTTTCGTCAGGCACCTTTGTACTTAATCTTGAGCATTTATGCTTTGGTCTCTGCAGAGTGCCTTGAGGCAGTTTTGGTGATGCCTAAATAATActtaatatatgtatgtgtaggaCGGCAACGAACGATTAGTCGATTAATCTGTCGATTtaatcaatgtatgtgtgtatgtactgtatgtagctacCTGTTctcagcacccagagcaacacAGCCCTACAGCCCTCTTTACACATGTGCGTGCATTTGCTTTTCAGATCCTTGCCCGGGACTT
This window encodes:
- the ddx3xa gene encoding DEAD-box helicase 3 X-linked a isoform X12 produces the protein MSHVVVDNSHGLEQQLAVLDLNSADVQGGGTGNLFCPGRYIPPHLRNKEASKNDSPGWDGGRSNGFVNGYHDNRMNGGGNNFGRGPPRNDGRGGGRGGFRGNRGGTFTQPMHNAVPYGYENKDGGWNAGVNRDAYSSFGARADRGKSAFFNDRGTGSRGRYERGGFTAGGNSRWVEESRDEEDWSKPTPPNERLEHELFAASNTGINFEKYDDIPVEATGSSSPPHIESFHDVDMGEIIMGNIALSRYTRPTPVQKYAIPIIKAKRDLMACAQTGSGKTAAFLLPILSQIYMEGPGEALQAAKNSGQENGKYGRRKQFPISLVLAPTRELALQIYDESRKFAYRSRVRPCVVYGGADIGQQIRDLERGCHLLVATPGRLVDMMERGKIGLDYCNYLVLDEADRMLDMGFEPQIRRIVEQDTMPPKGVRHTMMFSATFPKEIQILARDFLEEYIFLAVGRVGSTSENITQKVVWVEESDKRSFLLDLLNATVIPSEVQENAGEAPERPGKDSLTLVFVETKKGADALEDFLYREGYACTSIHGDRSQRDREEALHQFRSGRCPIMVATAVAARGLDISNVKHVINFDLPSDIEEYVHRIGRTGRVGNLGLATSFYNDKNSNITKDLLDILVESKQEVPSWLESLAYEHQHKSSNRGRSKRFSGGFGARDYRQMSGGGNTFGNRGARSAGGHGGNRGFGGNKGGFGSFGNDGYGGSYGGSYGGNYNQVDWWGN